A window from Streptomyces sp. NBC_00271 encodes these proteins:
- a CDS encoding cyclase family protein: protein MSLGPIEEELAKARSAYRNWGRWGEDDVLGTLNFIDDAIRAHAAGLVRRGRSFSLSQEFNERGPQRGFRGRINPVHYMKDTGSDAATGTQGFPHGFGGADDHVVMPLQASTQWDGLGHIYDNKQAWNGRPCTIVNGDGDSVTGIEHMKDAFTGRGVLLDVGRAVGDEHGELPDGFAILEEHLRATIEAQGATSSVRRGDLVLIRTGQLGRVRRLGAWGGYAAGDAPGLSFTTLGWLHRTEIAAIASDTWGLEVRPYEFAQPAMSPLHQIAIPNMGLPLGEMWDLEELAEDCAADCVHEFLLIAAPLPVTGAVGAPVNPIAIK, encoded by the coding sequence ATGAGTCTGGGTCCGATTGAGGAAGAGCTGGCCAAGGCCCGCTCCGCCTACCGGAACTGGGGCCGTTGGGGTGAGGACGACGTGCTGGGCACGCTCAATTTCATCGACGACGCGATACGGGCGCACGCGGCGGGCCTGGTCCGCCGGGGCCGGTCGTTCTCGCTCTCCCAGGAGTTCAACGAGAGGGGCCCGCAGCGCGGTTTCCGCGGCCGGATCAACCCCGTCCACTACATGAAGGACACCGGTTCGGACGCGGCCACCGGGACGCAGGGTTTCCCGCACGGCTTCGGAGGCGCCGACGACCATGTCGTGATGCCGCTCCAGGCCTCCACCCAGTGGGACGGCCTCGGGCACATCTACGACAACAAGCAGGCCTGGAACGGCCGTCCGTGCACCATCGTCAACGGAGACGGGGACTCGGTCACCGGCATCGAGCACATGAAGGACGCCTTCACCGGGCGCGGGGTCCTGCTCGACGTGGGCCGCGCGGTCGGCGACGAACACGGTGAACTCCCGGACGGTTTCGCGATCCTGGAGGAGCATCTGCGCGCCACGATCGAGGCTCAGGGCGCCACCTCGTCCGTACGGCGCGGCGATCTGGTCCTCATCAGGACAGGGCAGTTGGGGCGGGTACGGCGACTCGGCGCGTGGGGCGGGTACGCCGCCGGGGACGCCCCGGGCCTCTCCTTCACCACGCTCGGCTGGCTGCACCGTACGGAGATCGCCGCGATCGCCTCCGACACCTGGGGACTCGAGGTACGCCCCTACGAGTTCGCCCAGCCGGCGATGTCCCCGCTGCACCAGATCGCGATCCCCAACATGGGCCTCCCGCTGGGTGAGATGTGGGACCTGGAGGAGCTGGCGGAGGACTGCGCTGCCGACTGTGTCCACGAGTTCCTGCTGATCGCGGCGCCGCTGCCGGTCACCGGCGCGGTGGGCGCCCCCGTCAATCCGATCGCGATCAAGTGA